A stretch of the Butyricicoccus intestinisimiae genome encodes the following:
- a CDS encoding sulfite exporter TauE/SafE family protein has translation MQERTKCLIIGTCAGAANGFFGAGGGLFLVPLFTAWLGMEQKQAFATSVAVIFPLSAVSVLIYLRSGNLPLRFSAPYLLGGVLGGMFSGLLFSRVSVPLLRKAFALLLLWGGVRAVLLL, from the coding sequence ATGCAGGAACGCACCAAATGTCTGATTATCGGCACATGCGCCGGAGCGGCAAACGGCTTTTTCGGCGCTGGCGGCGGGCTGTTTCTCGTTCCTCTGTTCACCGCTTGGCTCGGCATGGAGCAGAAACAAGCGTTTGCCACCTCTGTCGCCGTCATTTTTCCGCTGTCTGCGGTCAGTGTCTTGATTTATCTGCGCAGCGGAAATCTCCCTCTGCGATTTTCTGCGCCCTATCTGCTCGGCGGCGTGCTTGGCGGAATGTTTTCCGGTCTGTTGTTTTCCCGCGTATCCGTGCCGCTGCTGCGCAAAGCCTTTGCTTTGCTGCTTCTCTGGGGCGGCGTGCGCGCCGTGCTGCTGTTATGA
- the nadC gene encoding carboxylating nicotinate-nucleotide diphosphorylase — MKHSMISGSTMMLNMDPAIINALREDVTSEDVSTNAIMRQPQLGKAELICKQDGIICGLDVFARVFEILEEEAHFETTYADGDEVKKGQLIGVIYADIRTLLTGERTALNFLQRMSGIATNTNKMVKILEGKHTTLLDTRKTTPGLRIFEKYAVRCGGATNHRYNLSDCVMMKDNHICAAGSITKAVQMAREYVSFVTQIEVECETLEQVTEAAACGADVIMLDNMDNETMRKAVKIIDGRAKTECSGNVTAERLLEIADIGVDFVSSGALTYASPAMDISLKNLTAL; from the coding sequence ATGAAGCATTCTATGATCAGTGGCTCGACCATGATGCTTAATATGGACCCGGCCATCATCAACGCCCTGCGCGAGGATGTAACCAGCGAGGATGTCAGCACCAACGCCATTATGCGCCAGCCGCAGCTGGGCAAGGCGGAGCTGATTTGCAAGCAGGATGGTATTATTTGCGGTCTGGATGTATTTGCACGTGTATTTGAGATTCTGGAAGAAGAAGCTCATTTTGAAACAACCTATGCTGACGGCGATGAAGTCAAGAAGGGTCAGCTGATTGGTGTCATTTATGCGGACATTCGCACGCTGCTGACCGGTGAGCGCACCGCGCTCAACTTCCTGCAGCGCATGAGCGGTATCGCGACCAACACCAACAAGATGGTGAAGATTCTGGAAGGCAAGCACACCACGCTGCTCGACACCAGAAAGACAACACCGGGTCTGCGTATCTTTGAAAAGTACGCAGTACGCTGCGGCGGCGCAACCAACCACCGCTACAATTTGTCCGATTGTGTCATGATGAAGGACAATCACATTTGCGCAGCAGGTTCGATCACCAAGGCAGTGCAGATGGCACGAGAGTATGTATCGTTTGTCACGCAGATTGAAGTAGAGTGCGAGACGCTGGAACAGGTAACCGAAGCTGCTGCATGCGGCGCAGACGTTATCATGCTGGATAACATGGACAACGAGACCATGCGCAAGGCGGTCAAGATTATTGACGGTCGCGCAAAGACCGAGTGCTCTGGCAACGTTACCGCAGAGCGCCTGCTGGAAATTGCAGATATCGGCGTGGATTTCGTATCCTCCGGTGCGCTGACCTACGCTTCTCCGGCGATGGATATTTCGCTGAAGAACCTGACAGCACTGTAA
- a CDS encoding L-aspartate oxidase — METADILVVGTGAAGLFNALQLPEKYKVLVITKSEADQADSFLAQGGMCMLLDDDDYDSYFEDTMKAGHYENNKESVDIMIRSSQHIAQELVDYGVDFQRDENGNFEFTREGAHSENRILFHEDLTGQEITSKLLARARERKNITIRENTTLVDIICDEKANVCKGGIIRNADGTLEEVRTQAVVLATGGIGGLFQFSTNYRHITGDALAIAMRHHIEVEHINYIQIHPTTLYTTKPGRSFLISESVRGEGAYLYNKDGERFVNELLPRDVVSQAICKQMEKDGRPYVELSVTHLDPDFVRNRFPNIYRQCLKEGYDMTKEPIPVTPGQHYFMGGIKVNSDSETSMDGLYAAGETSCNGVHGRNRLASNSLLESLVFAERAANHIAETVEAGKPMPTDEIPFDPAFYADIDEKNRTEVLKAIKRKDEAFYDQWLDHDA, encoded by the coding sequence ATGGAAACCGCTGACATTTTGGTTGTCGGTACCGGTGCTGCCGGATTGTTTAACGCATTGCAGCTGCCCGAAAAATACAAGGTTCTGGTCATCACCAAGTCTGAGGCTGATCAGGCAGACTCGTTCCTCGCACAGGGCGGCATGTGCATGCTGCTGGATGACGATGATTATGACAGCTATTTCGAAGATACGATGAAGGCTGGTCATTACGAGAACAACAAAGAATCCGTGGACATCATGATTCGTTCTTCGCAGCATATTGCGCAGGAACTGGTTGATTACGGCGTGGACTTTCAGCGCGATGAGAACGGAAATTTCGAATTCACCCGTGAGGGCGCACATTCCGAGAACCGCATTCTGTTCCACGAGGATCTGACCGGACAGGAAATCACCAGCAAGCTGCTGGCTCGCGCAAGAGAACGCAAAAACATTACCATCCGTGAAAATACCACGCTGGTAGATATCATCTGTGATGAGAAGGCAAATGTCTGCAAGGGCGGCATTATCCGAAACGCAGACGGTACACTGGAAGAAGTCCGCACACAGGCGGTTGTTTTGGCAACCGGCGGTATCGGCGGTCTGTTCCAGTTCTCTACAAACTATCGTCATATTACCGGCGATGCTCTGGCGATCGCTATGCGCCATCACATTGAAGTGGAGCATATCAATTATATTCAGATTCATCCGACCACGCTGTATACCACCAAGCCGGGAAGAAGCTTCCTGATTTCCGAGTCTGTGCGCGGTGAGGGTGCATATCTGTACAACAAGGACGGCGAGCGCTTTGTCAATGAGCTGCTGCCGCGTGACGTTGTATCGCAGGCAATCTGCAAGCAGATGGAGAAGGACGGTCGCCCGTATGTAGAGCTGTCTGTCACCCATCTGGATCCGGACTTTGTCCGCAACCGCTTCCCGAACATCTATCGTCAGTGTTTGAAGGAAGGCTACGACATGACCAAGGAGCCGATTCCGGTTACACCTGGCCAGCACTATTTCATGGGCGGCATCAAGGTAAATTCGGACAGCGAGACCTCGATGGACGGCCTGTATGCAGCCGGTGAAACCAGCTGCAACGGCGTACACGGCAGAAACCGTCTGGCAAGCAATTCCTTGCTGGAGAGCTTGGTGTTTGCAGAGCGTGCAGCCAATCACATTGCAGAGACGGTAGAGGCTGGCAAGCCGATGCCGACAGATGAAATTCCATTTGATCCGGCATTTTATGCGGATATCGACGAGAAGAACCGCACAGAGGTTCTGAAAGCTATTAAGAGAAAGGATGAAGCATTCTATGATCAGTGGCTCGACCATGATGCTTAA
- a CDS encoding ribokinase, with amino-acid sequence MKILVLGSINIDYNYYVGHITTPKETQGASHMEVFPGGKGLNQAVTLARAGLEVQLAGQIGSDGQEMLDKLKEQLCIDISPVRVVEGRTGHAIIQVDEIGQNAIMIYGGANRTIDKAYIDDVLAQYGEGDVLVLQNEISCLQYAIDAAYEKKMFIVLNPSPCTRELLRSDLTKISMFCLNEIEGRSMTSYVQPGDILIRLAEMYPNSQFLFTLGSQGAFYKNGTRQIYQASLKVPVVDSTAAGDVFEGYFLAAYLYGKDAEVALEYATYASALSVTKRGAAYFSAPTMDKVEEYLMNPKHRPDFNPAPLVLENA; translated from the coding sequence ATGAAAATATTGGTTTTGGGTTCTATCAATATTGATTATAACTATTATGTTGGACATATTACGACCCCGAAGGAAACACAGGGCGCTTCTCACATGGAAGTGTTCCCGGGCGGCAAGGGATTGAATCAGGCTGTCACGCTGGCTCGCGCCGGTCTGGAGGTACAGCTCGCCGGTCAGATTGGATCGGATGGACAGGAAATGTTGGACAAGCTCAAGGAGCAGCTGTGCATTGATATCTCTCCGGTACGTGTGGTGGAAGGCCGCACCGGTCATGCCATTATTCAGGTAGATGAAATCGGTCAGAATGCCATCATGATTTATGGCGGCGCCAATCGAACCATTGATAAAGCATACATTGATGATGTGCTGGCGCAGTACGGCGAAGGCGATGTGCTCGTTTTGCAGAATGAGATTTCCTGCCTGCAGTACGCTATCGATGCGGCATATGAGAAAAAGATGTTTATCGTTCTCAATCCGTCGCCATGTACACGCGAATTGCTGCGCAGCGATTTGACCAAAATCTCAATGTTCTGCCTCAATGAGATTGAAGGCCGCTCGATGACGAGCTATGTACAGCCGGGAGATATTCTGATTCGGCTTGCAGAGATGTATCCGAATTCGCAGTTTCTGTTTACGCTTGGTTCGCAGGGCGCATTTTACAAGAACGGTACACGCCAGATATATCAGGCTTCACTGAAGGTTCCTGTCGTAGATTCCACAGCTGCCGGCGATGTGTTCGAGGGCTATTTCCTGGCGGCGTATCTGTACGGGAAAGATGCGGAGGTTGCACTGGAATATGCAACGTATGCTTCGGCATTGTCTGTTACCAAGCGCGGCGCGGCATATTTTTCTGCACCGACAATGGACAAGGTAGAGGAATATCTGATGAATCCAAAGCATCGTCCGGACTTCAATCCGGCGCCACTGGTTTTGGAAAATGCATAA
- the smpB gene encoding SsrA-binding protein SmpB, whose translation MAVQKKGTKQITANKKARHDYFVEEAYECGIELFGTEVKSIRQGTVSLKDSYCIFRDGEIFVKGMHVSPYEMGNIFNKDPLRERKLLMHKKEIMTLFGKTKQQGYSLIPLSLYFKNARVKVELGLCKGKKLYDKREAAAQRDAKREIERAMKARR comes from the coding sequence ATGGCTGTACAAAAAAAAGGCACAAAGCAAATAACTGCCAACAAAAAAGCCAGACACGATTATTTCGTTGAGGAGGCTTATGAATGCGGCATTGAGCTGTTCGGCACAGAGGTCAAGTCGATTCGTCAGGGCACGGTAAGCCTGAAGGATTCGTACTGCATCTTCCGCGACGGCGAAATCTTTGTCAAGGGCATGCACGTCAGCCCGTATGAGATGGGAAACATCTTCAACAAAGACCCGCTGCGCGAGCGCAAGCTGCTGATGCACAAAAAGGAAATCATGACGCTGTTCGGCAAGACCAAGCAGCAGGGATATTCTCTGATTCCGCTGTCTTTGTACTTTAAGAACGCGCGCGTCAAGGTCGAGCTGGGCTTGTGCAAGGGCAAAAAGCTGTACGATAAGCGCGAAGCCGCTGCACAGCGCGACGCCAAGCGCGAAATCGAACGCGCGATGAAGGCGCGCAGATAA
- a CDS encoding PTS sugar transporter subunit IIA, whose amino-acid sequence MTTATFDFMAPATGKCVPIEAVHHSLSDRTLGEGIAIFPNNNTVVAPCNGVITRVSDHAVTLFDSEHDIELLLTADMEAQHHDFQLHVKAGQTVTTGTELFSCDVAAIKAQGGYVDFSCIVTNLPAEEVSVCAGDVETGKTRMFSCSCPMV is encoded by the coding sequence ATGACTACTGCTACGTTTGATTTTATGGCTCCGGCCACCGGCAAATGCGTTCCGATTGAAGCTGTTCACCACAGCCTGAGCGACCGCACCCTCGGCGAAGGCATCGCCATTTTCCCGAACAACAACACGGTTGTCGCTCCGTGCAACGGCGTTATCACCCGCGTTTCCGACCATGCTGTCACCCTGTTCGACAGCGAGCATGACATTGAGCTGCTGCTCACCGCTGACATGGAGGCACAGCACCATGATTTTCAGCTGCACGTCAAGGCTGGTCAGACGGTAACCACCGGCACCGAGCTGTTTTCCTGCGACGTTGCTGCCATCAAGGCACAGGGCGGCTATGTAGATTTTTCCTGCATCGTAACCAACCTGCCGGCTGAGGAAGTTTCCGTTTGCGCCGGAGATGTAGAGACCGGCAAGACCCGCATGTTCTCCTGCTCCTGCCCGATGGTATAA
- a CDS encoding sulfite exporter TauE/SafE family protein, with the protein MTAVFIGAATGILSGFGIGGGSLLILWLTMVQQLPQYTAAGINLLYFLCCAPAALVSHIRHHLIEKKIALWCILAGCLASPAASLLAGLLPMHWLRRGFGILLLILGFRELFSRTPKQ; encoded by the coding sequence ATGACGGCGGTTTTCATCGGTGCGGCAACCGGTATTTTATCGGGTTTTGGCATCGGCGGCGGTTCGCTGCTCATTTTATGGCTGACCATGGTGCAGCAGCTGCCACAGTACACCGCCGCAGGCATCAATTTATTATATTTTCTGTGCTGTGCGCCCGCAGCACTGGTTTCTCATATCCGTCACCATTTGATTGAGAAAAAAATTGCGCTGTGGTGTATTCTGGCGGGATGCCTCGCCTCGCCGGCAGCTTCTCTGCTCGCAGGTCTGCTCCCCATGCATTGGCTGCGCCGCGGATTTGGCATCTTGCTGCTTATCCTCGGCTTTCGTGAGTTGTTTTCGCGCACGCCCAAACAGTAG